The Actinotalea sp. JY-7876 sequence CTCGCGCACGACGCCGACGGCGTCCTCGCGGCCGGACCCCACCAGGCCCCCGTGACCGACCGCGTCGCGGCGCTCGCGACCGGCCTCGCCGCCGAGGGCTACGCCGCCTCGGTGCGTCCCGTCCCCGGCGGGCGCGCCGTCCAGCTGTGCCAGGGGCACTGCCCCGTCCAGGACGTCGCCGCGCTGCACCCCCAGCTCTGCGAGGCCGAGGCGCGGCTGTTCTCCCGTCTGCTGGACGTCCACGTCCAGCGGCTCTCGACCCTCGCCGCGGGCGGGCACGTGTGCACGACGCACGTGCCGGTCCCCACCGGCGCCACGACCAGCACCCGCACGACCCGGCACGACCGGAACGACGACCACCCAGCAGCATCCGACCGTCCCGCTCCCGGGACCGTGGAGGGAACACGATGAGCGCACCCACCGAGCCCATGTCCACCGACGAGGAGATCATCGCCTCGATCGGCAGCTACGGGTACGGCTGGCACGACAGCGACGCCGCCGGCATGACCGCCAAGCGTGGTCTGTCCGAGGAGGTCGTCCGGAACATCTCGGCGCTGAAGAACGAGCCCGAGTGGATGCTCAAGACGCGCCTGCGCGCCCTGCGGCTGTTCGAGAAGAAGCCCATGCCGAACTGGGGCTCGGACCTGTCGGGCATCGACTTCGACAACATCAAGTACTTCGTGCGGTCCACGGAGAAGCAGGCGACCTCCTGGGACGAGCTGCCCGAGGACATCAAGAACACCTACGACCGCCTGGGCATCCCGGAGGCCGAGAAGCAGCGCCTCGTGGCCGGCGTCGCGGCGCAGTACGAGTCCGAGGTCGTCTACCACCAGATCCGCGAGGACTTGGAGGAGCAGGGCGTCATCTTCGTCGACACCGACACGGGCCTGCGCGAGTACCCGGAGATCTTCGAGCAGTACTTCGGCTCGGTGATCCCGTCCGGCGACAACAAGTTCGCGGCGCTCAACACGGCCGTGTGGTCGGGCGGCTCGTTCGTCTACGTGCCGCCGGGCGTGCACGTCGAGATCCCGCTGCAGGCCTACTTCCGGATCAACACCGAGAACATGGGCCAGTTCGAGCGCACCCTGATCATCGCCGACGAGGGCTCCTACGTGCACTACGTCGAGGGCTGCACGGCGCCGATCTACACCTCGGACTCCCTGCACTCCGCCGTCGTCGAGATCATCGTCAAGAAGAACGCCCGCGTGCGCTACACGACCATCCAGAACTGGTCGAACAACGTCTACAACCTCGTGACCAAGCGCGCGACGGCCGCCGAGGGCGCCACCATGGAGTGGGTCGACGGCAACATCGGCTCCAAGGTGACGATGAAGTACCCGGCCATCTACCTCATGGGCGAGCACGCCAAGGGCGAGACGCTCTCCATCGCCTTCGCGGGCGAGGGCCAGCATCAGGACGCGGGCGCCAAGATGGTGCACGCCGCGCCCCGGACGTCGTCGTCGATCATCTCCAAGTCGGTCGCGCGTGGCGGCGGCCGCACCTCCTACCGCGGCCTGGTCCAGGTCCTCGAGGGCGCCGAGCACTCCGCCTCGACCGTCCTGTGCGACGCGCTCCTGGTGGACCAGATCTCGCGGTCCGACACCTACCCCTACGTCGACGTCCGCGAGGACGACGTCTCCATGGGGCACGAGGCGACGGTCTCGCGCGTCAGCGAGGACCAGCTCTTCTACCTCATGTCCCGCGGCATGGCGGAGACCGAGGCCATGGCGATGATCGTGCGCGGGTTCGTCGAGCCCATCGCGCGCGAGCTGCCCATGGAGTACGCGCTCGAGCTCAACCGGCTGATCGAGCTGCAGATGGAAGGCTCCGTCGGCTGATGGCCGACGCCGCCCCCGTCCCAGCCCCGCAACCCACCCGAGAGGCCCACACCACCGACATGGCCACCGACCTGACGACCGACCACAGCCGGGCCGTCGCCGACGGCGCGCACACGCACGGCACGGGCGGCACGCCCGAGACGTCGCGCGCGGCACGCACGACGTCGTTCGACCTCGCCGCCTTCCCCGTGCCCAACGGGCGCGAGGAGGAGTGGCGCTTCTCGCCGGTCGACCGGCTCGCCCCGCTCTTCGACGCCGACGGCGTCGGCCTCGAGGGCACCGCCACGCAGGTCACGGTCGTCGAGGCGCCCGAGGTCCAGGTCGAGATCGTCGGCCGGGACGACGCGCGCCTGGGCACCGCCGGCAAGCCGGGGGACCGGACCGCGGCGGTCGCGTGGTCCTCGTTCCGGGAGGCCACCGTGGTGACGGTCCCGGCCCAGGCCGTGGCCTCGACCGCGACGAGCATCCGCGTCGAGGGCCTGCCGGTCGCCGACGCCCTCCAGGGCGCCGCCGAGCCGTCGGCCGTCCACCTGCTCCTGCACGCCAAGCCGCTCAGCGAGGCCGTGGTGGTCATCGACCACATCGGCCGCGCGGACCTGACCGAGACGATCGAGGTCGTCGCCGAGGACGGGGCGCACCTGACGGTCGTCTCGATCCAGGACTGGGCGCCCGGCTCCGTGCACGCGTCGTCGCACCGCATCCGCCTGGGCCGCGACGCGAGCGTCAAGCACATCGTGGTGACGCTCGGGGGCGACGTCGTGCGCGTCACGCCGGACGCCGAGTTCACGGGCGAGGGCGGCTCGGTCGAGGCGCTCGGCCTGTACTTCGCGGACGCCGACCAGCACCAGGAGCACCGGCTCTTCGTCGACCACGCCGTGCCGTCGTGCCGCTCGCGCGTGACGTACAAGGGTGCGCTCCAGGGCGCCGGCGCCCACACCGTCTGGGTCGGCGACGTGCTGATCCGCGCCAACGCCGAGGGCACGGACACCTACGAGCTCAACCGCAACCTGGTCCTGTCCGACGGCGCCCGCGCCGACTCGGTGCCCAACCTCGAGATCGAGACGGGCCTCATCGAGGGTGCCGGCCACGCCTCGGCGACCGGCCGGTTCGACGACGAGCAGCTCTTCTACCTGCGCGCGCGCGGCATCCCCGAGGCCGACGCCCGTCGCCTCGTCGTCAAGGGCTTCTTCGCCGAGCTCGTGCAGCAGATCGGCCTGCCCGAGGTCGAGGAGCGGCTCGTCGCCGCGATCGACGCCGAGCTCGAGAAGAGCATGTCCGTCATCCAGCAGGCCCAGGGCGCGCCGGCCCCGGCCGGCCCGGTGGGCGTGCCCGGCACCGTGTCCGACTCCGAGCCCACCGACGTCTCGGCGAACAACCCGGTCATCTCGGCATGAGCGCCCAGCTCGCCTGCATGACGGCCGACGTCGAGCCGGGCACGGCGCTGCGCGTCGAGCTGGAGGGCGAGTCCGGACCCGTCCCCGTCGCCGTCGTGCGCGACGCCGACGGGCAGTGGCACGCCGTGAGCGACATCTGCTCGCACGGCCAGGTGTCCCTGTCCGACGGCGACGTCGACGGCTGCACGATCGAGTGCTGGCTGCACGGCTCGACGTTCGACCTGCGCACCGGACAGCCCCTCGCCCTGCCGGCCACCCGGCCCGTCCCCGTCTACCCCGTGACGATCGACGGCGAGCGCGTGCTCGTCGACATCGACGTCACCGCCAACGTCTGAGGAGAACCGCATGACCACGCTCGAGATCCGCGACCTGCACGTCAGCGTCGAGACCAAGGAGGGCCCCAAGCCGATCCTCCGCGGCGTCGACCTCACCGTCCGCAGCGGCGAGACCCACGCGATCATGGGGCCGAACGGCTCCGGCAAGTCGACGCTCGCGTACTCGCTCGCGGGCCACCCCAAGTACGAGATCACCTCGGGCACCGTGCTGCTCGACGGCGAGGACGTCCTGGCCATGAGCGTGGACGAGCGCGCCCGCGCCGGCATGTTCCTCGCGATGCAGTACCCCGTCGAGGTCCCCGGCGTCAGCGTCTCGAACTTCCTGCGCACGGCCAAGACCGCGATCGACGGCGAGGCGCCGGCGCTGCGCCACTGGGTCAAGGACATGAAGGGCGCCATGGAGCAGCTCCGCATGGACCCGACGTTCGCCGAGCGCAACGTCAACGAGGGCTTCTCCGGCGGCGAGAAGAAGCGCCACGAGATCCTGCAGATGGAGCTCCTCAAGCCGCGCATCGCGATCCTCGACGAGACCGACTCGGGCCTCGACGTCGACGCGCTGCGCGTCGTGTCCGAGGGCGTCAACCGCGTGCGGTCGACCGGTGAGGTCGGCGTCCTGCTCATCACGCACTACACGCGCATCCTGCGCTACATCGAGCCCGACTTCGTCCACGTCTTCGTCGACGGGCGGATCGCCGAGGAGGGTGGCCCCGAGCTCGCCAACCGCCTCGAGGCCGAGGGCTACGACCGGTTCCTGACCAAGGCCTGAGCGTCACGCTCGACCGCACCCGTCCCCACGCCGTCGCTCCGCCGGAGGAAACCATGACAGCCGTTCTCGAGCCGCACGCCGCGGGCTCCGGGCACGTGCTCACCCCGGCGGAGCTGGCGGCCGTGCGCGCCGACTTCCCGCTGCTGACGCGCACCGTGCGGGGCGGTCGCCCGCTCGTCTACCTGGACTCGGGCGCGACGTCGCAGAAGCCCGACGTCGTGCTGGACGCCGAGCAGGACTTCTACCTGCAGCGCAACGCCGCCGTGCACCGCGGCGCGCACCAGCTCGCCGAGGAGGCCACCGAGGCCTTCGAGCAGGCGCGGCAGGAGGTCGCCGACCTCGTCGGCGCCGACGTCGACGAGATCGTGTGGCAGACCAACGCGACCGCGGGGCTCAACCTCGTGGCGTACGCGCTGTCCAACGCGACGCTCGGGCGCGGGGGAGCGGCCTCGCGGCGGTTCGCCCTCGCGCCGGGTGACGAGATCGTCGTCACCGAGACCGAGCACCACGCCAACCTCGTGCCGTGGCAGGAGCTGTGCGCCCGCACCGGCGCCGTGCTGCGGTGGATCGGCGTGGACGACGACGGCCGGCTGCGCACCGACGAGCTGGCCACCACGGTCACCGAGCGCACCAAGGTGCTGGCCTTCACGCACGCCTCGAACGTCACCGGCGCCGTCACGGACGTGTCCGCGTTCGTCGCCCGCGCCCGCGAGGTCGGCGCGCTGACGGTGCTCGACGCGTGCCAGAGCGTGCCCCACCTGCCCGTGGACCTGCACGCGCTCGGCGTCGACTTCGCGGCCTTCTCGGGCCACAAGATGCTCGGCCCGACGGGCGTCGGCGCGCTGTACGGGCGGCGCGAGCTGCTCGAGGCCATGCCGCCCGTGACCACGGGCGGCTCGATGGTCGAGGTCGTCACCATGGAGACGACGACGTACGCCCCGCCGCCGCAGCGCTTCGAGGCCGGCACCCAGATGGTCGCCCAGGCGGTCGCGATGGGCGCCGCGGCGCGCTACCTGCGCGAGCTGGGCATGGACGCGGTCGCGGCGCACGAGCGCGAGATCGCCGCGCTGCTGCTCGACGCCGTCGCGGCCGTGCCGGGCGTGCGCGTCGTCGGCCCGACGGACGTCCGCGACCGGCTCGCGGCCGTGTCGTTCGTCGTCGAGGGCGTGCACGCGCACGACGTCGGCCAGGTGCTCGACGACGCGGGTGTCGCCGTCCGCGTCGGCCACCACTGCGCGCAGC is a genomic window containing:
- the sufB gene encoding Fe-S cluster assembly protein SufB; this translates as MSTDEEIIASIGSYGYGWHDSDAAGMTAKRGLSEEVVRNISALKNEPEWMLKTRLRALRLFEKKPMPNWGSDLSGIDFDNIKYFVRSTEKQATSWDELPEDIKNTYDRLGIPEAEKQRLVAGVAAQYESEVVYHQIREDLEEQGVIFVDTDTGLREYPEIFEQYFGSVIPSGDNKFAALNTAVWSGGSFVYVPPGVHVEIPLQAYFRINTENMGQFERTLIIADEGSYVHYVEGCTAPIYTSDSLHSAVVEIIVKKNARVRYTTIQNWSNNVYNLVTKRATAAEGATMEWVDGNIGSKVTMKYPAIYLMGEHAKGETLSIAFAGEGQHQDAGAKMVHAAPRTSSSIISKSVARGGGRTSYRGLVQVLEGAEHSASTVLCDALLVDQISRSDTYPYVDVREDDVSMGHEATVSRVSEDQLFYLMSRGMAETEAMAMIVRGFVEPIARELPMEYALELNRLIELQMEGSVG
- the sufD gene encoding Fe-S cluster assembly protein SufD; its protein translation is MATDLTTDHSRAVADGAHTHGTGGTPETSRAARTTSFDLAAFPVPNGREEEWRFSPVDRLAPLFDADGVGLEGTATQVTVVEAPEVQVEIVGRDDARLGTAGKPGDRTAAVAWSSFREATVVTVPAQAVASTATSIRVEGLPVADALQGAAEPSAVHLLLHAKPLSEAVVVIDHIGRADLTETIEVVAEDGAHLTVVSIQDWAPGSVHASSHRIRLGRDASVKHIVVTLGGDVVRVTPDAEFTGEGGSVEALGLYFADADQHQEHRLFVDHAVPSCRSRVTYKGALQGAGAHTVWVGDVLIRANAEGTDTYELNRNLVLSDGARADSVPNLEIETGLIEGAGHASATGRFDDEQLFYLRARGIPEADARRLVVKGFFAELVQQIGLPEVEERLVAAIDAELEKSMSVIQQAQGAPAPAGPVGVPGTVSDSEPTDVSANNPVISA
- a CDS encoding non-heme iron oxygenase ferredoxin subunit, which encodes MSAQLACMTADVEPGTALRVELEGESGPVPVAVVRDADGQWHAVSDICSHGQVSLSDGDVDGCTIECWLHGSTFDLRTGQPLALPATRPVPVYPVTIDGERVLVDIDVTANV
- the sufC gene encoding Fe-S cluster assembly ATPase SufC, which produces MTTLEIRDLHVSVETKEGPKPILRGVDLTVRSGETHAIMGPNGSGKSTLAYSLAGHPKYEITSGTVLLDGEDVLAMSVDERARAGMFLAMQYPVEVPGVSVSNFLRTAKTAIDGEAPALRHWVKDMKGAMEQLRMDPTFAERNVNEGFSGGEKKRHEILQMELLKPRIAILDETDSGLDVDALRVVSEGVNRVRSTGEVGVLLITHYTRILRYIEPDFVHVFVDGRIAEEGGPELANRLEAEGYDRFLTKA
- a CDS encoding SufS family cysteine desulfurase; the protein is MTAVLEPHAAGSGHVLTPAELAAVRADFPLLTRTVRGGRPLVYLDSGATSQKPDVVLDAEQDFYLQRNAAVHRGAHQLAEEATEAFEQARQEVADLVGADVDEIVWQTNATAGLNLVAYALSNATLGRGGAASRRFALAPGDEIVVTETEHHANLVPWQELCARTGAVLRWIGVDDDGRLRTDELATTVTERTKVLAFTHASNVTGAVTDVSAFVARAREVGALTVLDACQSVPHLPVDLHALGVDFAAFSGHKMLGPTGVGALYGRRELLEAMPPVTTGGSMVEVVTMETTTYAPPPQRFEAGTQMVAQAVAMGAAARYLRELGMDAVAAHEREIAALLLDAVAAVPGVRVVGPTDVRDRLAAVSFVVEGVHAHDVGQVLDDAGVAVRVGHHCAQPLHRRFGVAATARASAAVYTTPDEVAIFGEALASVRPFFGLGSGTA